A genomic window from Lebetimonas sp. JH292 includes:
- the gltX gene encoding glutamate--tRNA ligase produces MVITRFAPSPTGYLHIGGLRTALFNWLWARKNNGKFKLRIEDTDRKRNKQEAVEAIIKAFDWSGLNYDGEVVFQSERFDVYKRYINELLKKGFAYKCYLTKEELEIIRNAKMKGEEPTIDIRKYRDFKEELNKPYVIRFKTPLEGKICFEDGVKGMQCVDAKEIEDFVIARGDGTPTYNFVVVIDDYEMGLTDIIRGDDHLRNTFKQMLLYEAFGWNVPKFYHVPMIHNEKGGKMSKRDGAVDVMEYKKEGFLPEALLNFLVRLGWSHGDQEIFSMEEMINLFDPKDINKAPSRFNKEKLEWLNSHYIKNSPNERLEIILRDDFGVDILNHDRKEILIDELKERAKTIKEMAVEIEKILNEPSEYNEKAVKKFIKDDVLSNLNEFVTFLKDKNPKLPSEWHDAMHEFLELKQIKPKFLMPPLRIAMVGDTKGIDLAAMLSVLGKDEVIERIGKLLASFEVF; encoded by the coding sequence ATGGTAATTACAAGATTTGCTCCCTCCCCTACAGGGTATCTGCATATCGGCGGGCTTAGAACCGCTCTTTTTAACTGGCTTTGGGCCAGAAAAAACAACGGAAAATTCAAGCTAAGAATAGAAGATACGGACCGGAAAAGAAATAAACAAGAAGCAGTTGAAGCCATAATAAAAGCATTTGATTGGAGTGGGCTTAATTATGACGGGGAAGTGGTTTTTCAAAGTGAGAGGTTTGATGTATATAAAAGATATATAAATGAATTACTTAAAAAAGGTTTTGCATATAAATGTTACCTCACAAAAGAAGAGCTTGAAATAATAAGAAACGCCAAAATGAAAGGTGAAGAACCTACGATTGACATAAGAAAATACAGGGATTTTAAGGAGGAGCTAAATAAACCTTATGTGATAAGATTTAAAACACCTCTTGAGGGAAAAATCTGTTTTGAAGACGGGGTTAAGGGAATGCAGTGTGTGGATGCAAAAGAAATTGAAGATTTTGTAATTGCCAGGGGTGACGGAACTCCTACATATAATTTTGTGGTTGTAATTGACGATTATGAAATGGGTTTGACGGATATTATAAGGGGGGATGACCATTTAAGAAATACATTCAAACAGATGCTGCTTTATGAAGCGTTCGGATGGAATGTACCGAAATTTTACCATGTGCCTATGATTCATAATGAAAAAGGCGGCAAAATGAGTAAGCGTGACGGAGCTGTGGATGTGATGGAATATAAAAAAGAAGGCTTTCTTCCGGAAGCTTTGCTAAATTTTTTAGTGCGTCTCGGATGGTCTCACGGAGATCAGGAAATTTTCAGCATGGAAGAGATGATAAACCTGTTTGATCCGAAAGACATCAATAAAGCCCCGAGCAGATTCAATAAAGAAAAGCTTGAGTGGCTAAATAGCCATTATATTAAAAATTCTCCTAATGAAAGACTTGAAATTATATTAAGGGACGATTTCGGGGTTGATATATTAAATCATGACAGAAAAGAGATTTTAATAGATGAGCTTAAAGAAAGGGCAAAAACCATAAAAGAAATGGCCGTGGAAATTGAAAAAATATTAAATGAGCCAAGTGAATATAATGAAAAAGCCGTTAAAAAATTTATAAAAGATGATGTTTTATCTAATTTAAATGAATTCGTAACATTTTTAAAAGATAAAAATCCAAAACTGCCAAGTGAATGGCATGACGCTATGCATGAATTTTTGGAACTGAAACAGATTAAACCCAAATTTTTAATGCCGCCTCTTAGAATCGCAATGGTGGGGGATACCAAAGGGATTGACCTTGCGGCAATGTTAAGCGTCCTTGGAAAAGATGAGGTGATAGAAAGAATAGGAAAATTATTAGCCTCTTTTGAAGTTTTTTAA